The following proteins are co-located in the Pseudarthrobacter siccitolerans genome:
- a CDS encoding penicillin-binding transpeptidase domain-containing protein yields the protein MGISTKLSLGIAAVILGTSLVACDDGRSGAEAAVKQFATAVSGLDVGSVPFDGKDPAAANDQLKSVFAALDPEKPAVEAGELTLDGDNAAAPLNYTWNFGGAEWKYTLSAKFKKSGDKWLTVWDPATLAPGLADSEILTKGSQSPQRADILGAGDVPLVTYRPVVNVGIDKPQLGAADPGDSAGKLAALVGVDPAAYSQQVQAAGAEAFVSAITLRDEGRTITNEQIAAIPGARAIPASMPLAPTRTFARAVLGSVGEATAEQIEGSAGELTAGDVTGIGGLQQQYDEQLRGTDAVVIRAQRADLTREQIQSAATDPRRVLFEVKPTPGTPLKTTLDPTLQSLAETTLEGVKPASAIVALRPSTGAVLAAASGPGSNGYNTAMLGQYAPGSIFKMVDSLAMFRKGLTPDSKVECTPTLTVDGRTFKNSEGYPESSLGSVALRDAFAHSCNTAFIAARDTVSQSQLEAAALAMGIAVEAPTLGADAFLGSVPGEAAGTEHAASMIGQGKVLLSPLAAAMMAGSVAKGAPVAPQLVLNPDAGAAAEGTTSGASVPAAQPSATASAEAPSQASGNPITPEEATKLADMMRAVVTSGHAGFLASVPGAPVGAKTGTAEFGNENPPKTHAWIVAVHGDLAVAVFVEDGGLGATTSGPLLQKFLTAAG from the coding sequence ATGGGGATATCTACAAAACTGTCTTTGGGCATCGCTGCCGTCATTCTTGGAACATCGCTGGTGGCCTGCGATGACGGCAGGAGCGGCGCCGAAGCCGCCGTTAAACAGTTCGCCACTGCGGTTTCCGGACTGGATGTGGGCTCGGTGCCCTTCGATGGCAAAGATCCGGCAGCCGCGAATGATCAGCTGAAGAGCGTTTTCGCCGCACTCGACCCCGAGAAGCCGGCCGTTGAAGCCGGAGAGCTGACCCTGGACGGCGACAACGCCGCAGCACCGCTGAACTACACCTGGAACTTCGGGGGTGCCGAATGGAAGTACACCCTGTCCGCGAAGTTCAAGAAGTCCGGGGACAAGTGGCTGACCGTCTGGGACCCTGCCACCTTGGCACCGGGCCTGGCGGACAGCGAGATCCTGACCAAGGGATCACAGTCACCCCAGCGGGCGGACATCCTGGGTGCCGGCGATGTGCCCCTGGTGACATACCGCCCCGTGGTGAATGTCGGCATCGACAAGCCGCAACTGGGGGCCGCGGATCCCGGTGATTCCGCCGGCAAGCTCGCTGCCCTCGTGGGGGTGGATCCCGCAGCTTACAGCCAGCAGGTGCAGGCCGCCGGCGCCGAGGCTTTTGTGTCTGCCATAACGCTGCGCGATGAAGGCCGCACCATCACGAACGAGCAGATTGCAGCCATTCCCGGGGCGCGTGCGATTCCCGCCTCCATGCCGCTGGCTCCCACCCGCACCTTTGCCCGCGCCGTCCTCGGCTCCGTCGGCGAGGCCACGGCCGAGCAGATCGAAGGATCCGCAGGTGAGCTGACGGCGGGAGATGTCACGGGCATCGGCGGGCTGCAGCAACAGTACGACGAACAGCTCAGGGGGACGGACGCCGTCGTCATCCGTGCCCAGCGCGCTGACCTGACCAGGGAACAGATCCAGTCCGCCGCAACGGATCCGCGCCGGGTCCTCTTCGAAGTGAAGCCCACGCCCGGAACGCCGCTGAAGACCACCCTGGACCCTACGCTGCAATCACTGGCCGAGACCACACTGGAAGGCGTTAAACCGGCCTCCGCGATTGTGGCGCTGCGTCCTTCCACCGGGGCTGTCCTGGCCGCGGCCTCAGGGCCGGGAAGCAACGGTTACAACACAGCAATGCTGGGCCAGTACGCACCGGGTTCCATCTTCAAAATGGTGGACTCGCTGGCGATGTTCCGGAAGGGCCTGACCCCCGATTCGAAGGTTGAGTGCACGCCCACTTTGACTGTGGACGGGCGGACTTTCAAGAACTCTGAGGGGTACCCGGAGAGCTCCCTGGGTTCGGTGGCGCTTCGCGATGCGTTCGCACACTCGTGCAACACGGCCTTTATCGCGGCGCGGGATACCGTCTCCCAGAGCCAGCTCGAGGCAGCAGCCCTGGCGATGGGGATCGCCGTCGAAGCGCCGACCCTCGGCGCGGATGCCTTCCTGGGCTCCGTCCCCGGCGAGGCCGCCGGCACCGAGCACGCCGCCTCCATGATCGGCCAGGGCAAGGTGCTGCTGTCCCCTCTGGCCGCTGCCATGATGGCCGGCTCGGTTGCCAAGGGCGCCCCGGTAGCGCCGCAGCTTGTGCTGAATCCCGACGCCGGCGCTGCCGCCGAAGGAACCACCAGCGGAGCCTCTGTTCCGGCAGCCCAGCCCTCTGCCACGGCCAGTGCTGAGGCACCATCCCAGGCCTCCGGGAATCCCATTACCCCTGAGGAAGCCACGAAGCTGGCGGACATGATGCGTGCCGTCGTGACATCCGGACATGCCGGCTTCCTTGCCAGCGTCCCCGGCGCACCCGTGGGGGCCAAGACCGGCACCGCCGAGTTCGGCAACGAGAACCCGCCCAA